A genomic stretch from Spodoptera frugiperda isolate SF20-4 chromosome 14, AGI-APGP_CSIRO_Sfru_2.0, whole genome shotgun sequence includes:
- the LOC118279397 gene encoding uncharacterized protein LOC118279397: MWRECGVLMLVCVFGAGSLSGRGFFCRDPETGKLHGVNTTWPSTSFCGNYHCKLKRKNMTGTNYAPLRLLNVTTVSLENQNISVIELKKNVSENETSTKESVKLNKKPHSNIINGILSLQANKENKVEDTHDDKNVSDKDRYLSEKEIRSLTEMLHTVKKSDLDAIVEIYNLAQDIYKEIDKTSTEKTQEETKSDMKNVEKEKNELENPVKPTKDVSYWYEPLASNKMRAAEPVHPGAPRIGTIRHDIFPGIPPALPVTAQIMPAVADAAPQTVQNPIQTTPTSTTLIGTLTRKNVRTNMESFFENGPLSSKDFGKLPYYYHLSHFQRSSSYKHDRNKPKPVSKKTHHLPQPTHKTITYKPLFSGGKYQKEIKPSILLPYPFSNIIHYNWSVPQIPRKNVYHRSHVYDQVESLNTNPTLNTNPVKQLVNSNAILMNPDLENFQDLQMKPSMLVKKSVDFTKKDEVRMPDWQSDPLPQQILEEVRAHIQEKQKMFLHPFPLRKKAKLERVVMNLDEIKRTKRWATQNEPVEQKSDLEPELYEVYIERTTCNSDYSVPGFFRYGNLSQPYPECCPQRIPT, from the exons ATGTGGCGAGAGTGTGGTGTCCTTATGTTGGTGTGTGTATTTGGTGCTGGGAGTCTAAGTGGACGAG GTTTCTTCTGCCGTGACCCAGAGACAGGCAAGCTTCACGGCGTGAACACAACTTGGCCCTCAACATCGTTCTGCGGTAACTACCACTGTAAActtaaaaggaaaaatatgacAGGAACTAACTATGCACCGCTCAGATTATTAAATGTTACAACTGTCAGTTTAGAAAACCAGAATATTAGTGTAATAGAATTAAAGAAGAATGTTTCTGAGAATGAAACTAGCACCAAAGAAAGCGTAAAATTGAATAAGAAACCtcattctaatattataaacggtATACTTTCACTACAAGCGAACAAAGAGAACAAAGTAGAAGATACTCACGATGATAAAAACGTTTCTGATAAAGACAGATATTTGTCAGAAAAGGAAATAAGAAGTCTGACAGAAATGTTACACACAGTTAAGAAAAGTGATCTAGATGCCATAGtagaaatatacaatttagcgcaagatatttataaagaaatcgATAAAACAAGCACAGAAAAAACACAGGAAGAAACAAAGAGTGATatgaaaaatgttgaaaaagaaaagaatgaGTTGGAAAATCCAGTGAAGCCGACTAAAGATGTTTCGTATTGGTATGAACCTTTAGCTAGTAATAAAATGCGAGCAGCAGAGCCGGTGCACCCTGGAGCGCCAAGAATCGGAACGATAAGACATGATATTTTTCCCGGAATACCACCAGCCTTACCTGTCACTGCACAAATAATGCCTGCCGTAGCGGACGCAGCACCACAAACTGTACAGAATCCTATACAAACGACACCAACATCAACGACACTAATAGGTACTCTTACACGCAAAAATGTGCGAACAAATATGGAATCATTTTTCGAAAATGGCCCTCTAAGTTCAAAGGATTTTGGTAAGCTGCCGTACTACTATCACTTGTCGCATTTTCAAAGATCTTCTTCATACAAACATGATCGAAACAAACCGAAGCCAGTCAGCAAAAAGACACACCATCTGCCACAACCGACGCACAAAACTATCACGTACAAGCCTTTGTTCTCTGGAGGGAAGTACCAGAAGGAGATAAAGCCATCAATTCTACTGCCATACCCATTCTCGAACATAATCCATTACAATTGGTCGGTGCCACAAATTCCACGCAAGAATGTGTACCACAGAAGCCACGTATACGATCAAGTAGAATCGCTGAACACAAATCCAACCCTGAATACTAATCCAGTCAAGCAACTAGTAAACAGTAACGCTATTCTCATGAATCCAGATTTGGAGAACTTTCAAGATTTACAAATGAAGCCTTCTATGTTGGTAAAGAAAAGTGTGGACTTTACAAAGAAAGATGAAGTGAGGATGCCTGACTGGCAATCAGATCCGCTGCCGCAGCAGATTTTGGAAGAAGTGAGAGCTCACATTCAGGAGAAACAGAAGATGTTTCTCCATCCCTTTCCTTTACGTAAGAAGGCGAAATTGGAGAGAGTGGTGATGAACTTGGATGAGATAAAGAGAACCAAGAGATGGGCGACGCAGAATGAGCCAGTTGAACAGAAGTCAGATTTAGAACCAGAACTATACGAAGTATATATCGAAAGAACAAC GTGTAATTCTGACTACTCCGTCCCAGGCTTCTTTCGCTATGGGAACCTGAGCCAGCCCTACCCAGAATGCTGCCCACAAAGAATACCCACATGA